The proteins below are encoded in one region of Balaenoptera acutorostrata chromosome 11, mBalAcu1.1, whole genome shotgun sequence:
- the LOC130709202 gene encoding cleavage and polyadenylation specificity factor subunit 6-like, with product MPRAGGQARLGKERGAGRGAGRRASVGGGVRARLAPAAGASGRGAGLGAGPGGWRLRPFAGPPAERARAAARGRPPRPGARVTAAASLLPRPRLAGSPAPGDSVTELGRQRCIVGAFKAAGSAARPLGLSVPRPIPPGTAPTPPGRSHTLSQPRPVDPKARNGEMTGASLTLTEQNLP from the coding sequence ATGCCGCGGGCTGGCGGGCAGGCGAGGCTGGGCAAGGAGCGGGGCGCCGGGCGCGGTGCGGGACGCCGGGCGAGCGTAGGCGGCGGAGTCCGTGCCCGGCTCGCTCCCGCGGCCGGTGCCTCTGGGCGGGGGGCCGGGCtgggggccgggccgggcggcTGGCGGCTCCGCCCCTTCGCCGGGCCGCCGGCTGAGCGCGCGAGAGCGGCGGCGCGGGGGCGCCCCCCTCGGCCGGGCGCTCGGGTTACAGCCGCCGCCTCCCTGCTCCCCCGCCCGCGCCTCGCCGGTTCGCCCGCGCCGGGAGACAGTGTAACGGAACTGGGACGCCAGCGCTGCATTGTGGGAGCTTTTAAAGCGGCGGGGAGCGCGGCGCGGCCGCTCGGGCTCTCGGTTCCCCGCCCCATACCCCCTGGCACTGCCCCCACGCCGCCCGGCCGGTCGCACACCCTCAGCCAGCCGAGGCCCGTGGACCCGAAAGCCAGAAATGGTGAGATGACCGGTGCCTCGCTGACTCTCACAGAGCAAAATCTTCCATAG